The following proteins come from a genomic window of Trifolium pratense cultivar HEN17-A07 linkage group LG4, ARS_RC_1.1, whole genome shotgun sequence:
- the LOC123920157 gene encoding serine hydroxymethyltransferase, mitochondrial-like — MAMALRRLTSSINNTASLYRMSSSSLSAQQKNHKSHPDWIKQLNDPLEVVDPEIEDIIELEKSRQWKGLELIPSENFTSLSVMQAVGSVMTNKYSEGYPGARYYGGNEYIDMAETLCQKRALETFGLDPAKWGVNVQSLSGSPSNFQVYTALLKPHERIMALDLPHGGHLSHGYQTDTKKISAVSIFFETMPYRLDESTGYIDYDQMEKSAALFRPKLIVAGASAYARLYDYARIRKVCDKQKAVMLADMAHISGLVAAGVIPSPFDYADVVTTTTHKSLRGPRGAMIFFRKGVKEINKKGQDVLYDYEDKINQAVFPGLQGGPHNHTITGLAVALKQAMTPEFKNYQKQVLSNSSAFAQSLLEKGYDLVSGGTENHLVLVNLRNMGIDGSRVEKVLESVHIAANKNTVPGDVSAMVPGGIRMGTPALTSRGFIEGDFKKVADYFDVAVKIALQIKENSKGTKLKDFVEAMQSDAQIQSQIANLRREVEDYAKQFPTIGFEKETMKYNK, encoded by the exons ATGGCTATGGCTCTTCGCAGACTCACATCCTCCATCAACAACACCGCTTCTCTTTATCGCATG tcatcttcttctctctccGCACAACAGAAGAATCACAAATCTCATCCCGAT TGGATTAAGCAGCTAAACGATCCTCTTGAAGTGGTGGATCCTGAGATCGAAGATATTATCGAACTCGAAAAATCTCGTCAATGGAAG GGACTAGAACTTATACCTTCAGAAAATTTTACATCTTTGTCGGTTATGCAAGCGGTTGGATCAGTTATGACGAATAAATACAGTGAAGGTTATCCAGGTGCTAGATACTATGGTGGAAATGA GTACATTGACATGGCTGAGACCTTGTGTCAGAAGCGTGCATTGGAAACTTTTGGGTTGGATCCAGCAAAATGGGGAG TCAATGTGCAGTCATTATCTGGATCCCCTTCTAACTTCCAAGTTTACACTGCTTTATTGAAACCTCATGAGAGAATTATGGCACTCGATCTTCCCCATGGTGGGCATCTATCACATGGATATCAG ACTGACACCAAGAAGATATCAGCTGTATCTATATTCTTTGAAACAATGCCATACAGATTGGACGAGAGCACTGGTTATATTGATTATGACCAG ATGGAGAAAAGTGCTGCACTTTTTAGGCCAAAATTAATAGTTGCTGGTGCTAGTGCTTATGCCCGTCTTTATGATTATGCACGGATTCGCAAG GTCTGTGATAAACAAAAGGCAGTTATGTTGGCTGATATGGCACACATCAGTGGATTAGTTGCTGCAGGTGTTATTCCTTCTCCTTTTGATTACGCTGATGTTGTAACAACCACAACACATAAGTCACTTCGTGGGCCACGTGGGGCTATGATATTCTTCAGGAAGGGCGTGAAAGAGATAAACAAGAAAGGGCAGGAC GTGTTGTATGACTACGAAGACAAAATAAATCAGGCTGTTTTTCCTGGACTTCAAGGTGGTCCCCACAATCACACTATTACAGGCTTAGCAGTTGCACTGAAGCAG GCTATGACACCAGAATTCAAGAATTATCAAAAACAAGTTCTGAGTAACTCCTCAGCATTTGCACAG AGTTTGTTAGAGAAAGGCTATGACCTTGTATCTGGTGGAACTGAGAACCATTTGGTGTTGGTGAACCTAAGAAACATG GGCATTGATGGCTCACGGGTTGAAAAGGTGTTAGAATCAGTCCATATAGCTGCCAATAAAAATACTGTTCCAGGGGATGTGTCTGCTATGGTTCCTGGGGGCATCAGAATGG GAACCCCTGCTCTCACATCCAGGGGTTTTATTGAGGGCGATTTTAAAAAAGTTGCTGACTACTTTGATGTGGCAGTCAAAATAGCCTTACAGATTAAGGAAAATTCAAAAG GTACAAAGTTGAAAGATTTTGTGGAAGCTATGCAGTCAGATGCACAAATTCAATCTCAAATTGCTAATCTCCGCCGTGAAGTAGAAGATTATGCTAAGCAGTTTCCCACAATCGGTTTTGAGAAAGAGACAATGAAGTATAATAAGTGA
- the LOC123920158 gene encoding 26S proteasome regulatory subunit 8 homolog A-like: protein MATVGVEVKHAHSALEDNCSAKPTKPGEGLRQYYLQEIHDLLLQLRQKTHNLNRLKALRNDLNSKVRMLREELQLLQEPGSYVGEVVKVMGKSKVLVKVHPEGKYVVDIDKNIDFTKLTPSTRVALRNDSYVLHFVLPSKVDPLVNLMKVEKVPDSTYDMIGGLDQQIKEMKEVIELPIKHPELFESLGIAQPKGVLLYGPPGTGKTLLARAVAHHTDCTFIRVSGSELVQKYIGEGSRMVRELFVMAREHAPSIIFMDEIDSIGSARMESGSGNGDSEVQRTMLELLNQLDGFEASNKIKVLMATNRIDILDQALLRPGRIDRKIEFPNPNEESRLDIVKIHSRRMNLMRGIDLKKIAEKMNGASGAELKAVCTEAGMFALRERRVHVAQEDFEMAVAKVMKKETEKNMSLRKLWK from the exons ATGGCTACTGTGGGAGTAGAAGTGAAGCACGCACACAGTGCACTGGAGGATAATTGCTCTGCCAAACCCACCAAACCAGGTGAGGGTCTCCGCCAGTACTACTTGCAGGAGATCCATGATCTACTGCTCCAGCTTCGCCAAAAGACACATAACCTCAACCGTCTCAAGGCTCTACGGAATGATCTAAATTCTAAGG TGAGGATGCTCCGAGAAGAACTGCAGCTTCTCCAGGAGCCTGGTTCATATGTTGGTGAAGTTGTCAAAGTTATGGGCAAGAGCAAAGTATTGGTCAAG GTTCATCCGGAAGGGAAATATGTTGTTgatattgataaaaatattgacTTTACGAAGCTTACTCCTTCGACTAGAGTTGCTCTCCGCAATGACAGTTATGTGCTTCATTTTGTTCTGCCAAGCAAAGTTGATCCGTTGGTCAATCTGATGAAAGTTGAGAAAGTTCCTGATTCTACGTATGACATGATTGGTGGTTTAGATCAGCAaatcaaagaaatgaaagaa GTCATTGAGCTACCGATTAAACACCCTGAGCTGTTTGAAAGTCTTGGAATAGCTCAACCAAAG GGTGTCTTGCTCTACGGGCCACCTGGTACAGGAAAAACTTTGCTGGCTAGGGCAGTTGCACATCATACCGATTGTACATTCATCAGGGTGTCTGGTTCTGAATTAGTTCAGAAATACATTGGAGAAGGTTCTAGAATGGTCAGGGAACTTTTTGTTATGGCCAG GGAGCATGCTCCATCAATTATCTTCATGGACGAAATTGACAGTATTGGATCCGCCCGGATGGAATCCGGAAGTGGCAATGGCGATAGTGAAGTGCAGCGCACTATGCTGGAACTTCTCAACCAGTTGGATGGTTTTGAAGCTTCAAATAAAATCAAG GTTTTGATGGCTACAAATCGGATTGATATCCTGGACCAAGCACTCCTAAGACCTGGACGGATTGACCGGAAGATTGAATTTCCAAACCCTAATGAAGAG TCTCGCCTCGATATTGTGAAAATCCATTCAAGAAGAATGAATTTAATGCGAGGGATTGATTTGAAGAAGATTGCTGAGAAGATGAATGGAGCATCTGGTGCCGAGCTTAAG GCGGTGTGCACCGAAGCTGGGATGTTTGCTTTGAGGGAGAGAAGGGTACATGTGGCACAAGAAGATTTTGAGATGGCTGTGGCCAAGGTGATGAAAAAGGAAACCGAGAAAAATATGTCACTGAGGAAGTTGTGGAAATGA
- the LOC123920159 gene encoding putative pentatricopeptide repeat-containing protein At5g52630 isoform X1 produces the protein MNLHAMVSLPSSLSVTATLNLQPQFRKYPPTTFPLDKGQSISLQKSHISTHLNPSRHLNFQEALSFAKECKEEVDSSFYIPLLQQCSQNCSFSSTQIIHCHIVKTGNHEDPFLSTFLISVYAKCGNIEDSKRAFDHLNSRNVIAWTNLMKGYVQNSMPIHAVHLFQEMLHSECYPSIYTLAIAINACTSLHSLKLGEQLHAYIIKYNVDFDTSIGNALCSLYSKCGGRLEFGLKAFRRIKEKDVISWTAAISACGENGEAMKGLRVFVEMLLDEVWVEPNEYTLTTVLTQCCEVKCLELGVQVHSLCTKLGYESNLRVQNSLLYLYIKCGCIGEAQRVFKGMDAVNLITWNAMIAGFAQMMELSKDNLSAYRIGSEALKLFSELNQSGMKPDSFTLSSVLSVCSRMMALEQGEQIHARMIKTGLVSDDVVGSSLVNMYNKCGSIERASKAFLEMSIRTMILWTSMINGFAQHGWSKQALNLFEDMKLVGVRPNQVTFVGILSACGNAGMTNEAFNYFKIMQKEYKIKPLMDHYARLVDMLVRLGRLEEAFNLIKKMDYEASEFIWSNLLAGCLSQGNLELGCHAAEKLLSLKPKDVETYGLLLNTYASAGRFDEVSKVKNIMKEEKVKKLKDWSWISIKDRVYSFETNDKAHIESSLVNKSLEDLLVKAKNLGYEMLESVEICDKEEDEKTSSPSIYHSEKLAITFGLENLPNSSPIRVVKNTLMCRDCHNFMKYISTLTSREIIVKDSKRLHKFVNGQCSCGNVGGFL, from the exons ATGAATTTGCATGCCATGGTTTCTCTACCTTCCTCACTTTCTGTCACTGCAACTCTTAACCTCCAACCACAATTCAGAAAATACCCACCAACCACTTTTCCACTAGATAAG GGACAAAGCATTTCATTACAGAAAAGCCACATATCCACACATTTGAATCCCAGTAGGCACCTTAATTTTCAAGAAGCACTTTCATTTGCAAAAGAATGTAAAGAGGAAGTGGATTCATCTTTCTACATTCCCTTGTTACAACAATGCTCACAAAACTGCTCCTTTTCATCCACACAAATTATTCACTGTCACATAGTGAAAACAGGTAACCATGAAGACCCTTTTTTGTCAACATTTCTAATCAGCGTTTATGCCAAATGCGGTAACATAGAGGATTCTAAAAGAGCATTTGATCACTTGAACAGCAGAAATGTTATTGCTTGGACAAATTTAATGAAGGGTTATGTACAAAACTCAATGCCAATACATGCTGTACATTTGTTTCAAGAGATGTTACATTCAGAATGTTACCCTTCAATTTACACTCTTGCTATAGCCATTAATGCTTGTACATCTTTGCACTCTTTGAAGTTAGGAGAACAGTTACATGCTTACATAATCAAATACAATGTTGATTTTGACACAAGTATCGGCAATGCACTTTGTAGTTTATACTCTAAATGTGGTGGTAGGTTGGAATTTGGTCTAAAAGCATTTAGGAGAATCAAAGAAAAAGATGTTATTTCTTGGACTGCTGCGATTTCTGCTTGCGGCGAAAATGGTGAAGCTATGAAGGGTTTGAGAGTTTTTGTTGAGATGCTTTTAGATGAAGTTTGGGTTGAGCCTAATGAGTACACTTTAACTACTGTGTTGACTCAGTGTTGTGAGGTTAAGTGCTTGGAGCTTGGCGTTCAGGTTCATTCTTTGTGTACTAAATTAGGGTACGAATCGAACCTACGCGTTCAAAATTCTTTATTGTATTTGTACATTAAATGTGGTTGTATCGGTGAAGCTCAAAGGGTTTTTAAAGGAATGGATGCTGTCAATTTGATTACATGGAATGCTATGATTGCTGGATTTGCACAAATGATGGAACTTTCAAAGGATAATCTTTCTGCATACCGAATTGGAAGTGAAGCACTCAAACTTTTCTCCGAGTTGAATCAGTCTGGCATGAAACCTGATTCGTTTACGCTCTCAAGTGTGTTGAGTGTTTGTAGTAGAATGATGGCTTTAGAACAAGGAGAACAGATTCATGCTCGGATGATCAAAACTGGGTTGGTGTCAGACGATGTTGTAGGTTCTTCTTTGGTTAATATGTATAACAAATGTGGAAGCATCGAGAGAGCAAGCAAAGCTTTTCTAGAGATGTCCATTAGAACAATGATATTATGGACTTCCATGATTAATGGTTTTGCACAGCATGGTTGGTCAAAGCAAGCATTGAATCTTTTCGAAGATATGAAACTTGTAGGAGTTAGACCAAACCAGGTCACTTTTGTCGGCATTTTATCGGCCTGTGGAAATGCTGGTATGACCAATGAAGCATTCAATTACTTTAAGATTATGCAAAAGGAATATAAAATTAAACCTTTGATGGACCATTATGCTCGTTTGGTTGATATGTTAGTGAGGCTCGGTCGGCTAGAGGAAGCTttcaatttgataaaaaaaatggattatgAAGCTAGTGAGTTTATTTGGTCGAATTTGTTAGCTGGTTGTTTAAGCCAAGGGAATCTAGAATTGGGATGTCATGCTGCAGAAAAGTTATTAAGTCTCAAACCAAAAGATGTAGAGACATACGGATTGTTGTTGAATACGTACGCCTCAGCCGGGAGATTCGATGAAGTTTCTAAAGTGAAGAATATAATGAAAGAAGAGAAAGTTAAAAAGTTAAAGGACTGGAGCTGGATTAGCATCAAAGACAGAGTGTATTCATTTGAAACAAATGATAAGGCACACATAGAGAGTTCACTAGTAAATAAATCATTGGAGGATTTACTTGTGAAAGCAAAGAATCTTGGATATGAGATGTTAGAAAGTGTGGAAATATGTGACAAAGAAGAGGATGAAAAGACATCTTCCCCTAGCATTTATCACAGTGAGAAACTAGCCATTACATTTGGGTTGGAGAATTTGCCAAATTCTTCACCAATAAGAGTTGTTAAGAATACCTTAATGTGCAGGGATTGCCATAATTTTATGAAGTATATCTCAACACTGACTAGTAGGGAAATCATTGTTAAAGATAGTAAGAGGCTACATAAATTTGTCAATGGACAATGCTCTTGTGGGAATGTTGGTGGGTTTCTCTGA
- the LOC123920159 gene encoding pentatricopeptide repeat-containing protein At4g33170-like isoform X2, producing MLTKLLLFIHTNYSLSHSENSRNVIAWTNLMKGYVQNSMPIHAVHLFQEMLHSECYPSIYTLAIAINACTSLHSLKLGEQLHAYIIKYNVDFDTSIGNALCSLYSKCGGRLEFGLKAFRRIKEKDVISWTAAISACGENGEAMKGLRVFVEMLLDEVWVEPNEYTLTTVLTQCCEVKCLELGVQVHSLCTKLGYESNLRVQNSLLYLYIKCGCIGEAQRVFKGMDAVNLITWNAMIAGFAQMMELSKDNLSAYRIGSEALKLFSELNQSGMKPDSFTLSSVLSVCSRMMALEQGEQIHARMIKTGLVSDDVVGSSLVNMYNKCGSIERASKAFLEMSIRTMILWTSMINGFAQHGWSKQALNLFEDMKLVGVRPNQVTFVGILSACGNAGMTNEAFNYFKIMQKEYKIKPLMDHYARLVDMLVRLGRLEEAFNLIKKMDYEASEFIWSNLLAGCLSQGNLELGCHAAEKLLSLKPKDVETYGLLLNTYASAGRFDEVSKVKNIMKEEKVKKLKDWSWISIKDRVYSFETNDKAHIESSLVNKSLEDLLVKAKNLGYEMLESVEICDKEEDEKTSSPSIYHSEKLAITFGLENLPNSSPIRVVKNTLMCRDCHNFMKYISTLTSREIIVKDSKRLHKFVNGQCSCGNVGGFL from the exons ATGCTCACAAAACTGCTCCTTTTCATCCACACAAATTATTCACTGTCACATAGTGAAAACAG CAGAAATGTTATTGCTTGGACAAATTTAATGAAGGGTTATGTACAAAACTCAATGCCAATACATGCTGTACATTTGTTTCAAGAGATGTTACATTCAGAATGTTACCCTTCAATTTACACTCTTGCTATAGCCATTAATGCTTGTACATCTTTGCACTCTTTGAAGTTAGGAGAACAGTTACATGCTTACATAATCAAATACAATGTTGATTTTGACACAAGTATCGGCAATGCACTTTGTAGTTTATACTCTAAATGTGGTGGTAGGTTGGAATTTGGTCTAAAAGCATTTAGGAGAATCAAAGAAAAAGATGTTATTTCTTGGACTGCTGCGATTTCTGCTTGCGGCGAAAATGGTGAAGCTATGAAGGGTTTGAGAGTTTTTGTTGAGATGCTTTTAGATGAAGTTTGGGTTGAGCCTAATGAGTACACTTTAACTACTGTGTTGACTCAGTGTTGTGAGGTTAAGTGCTTGGAGCTTGGCGTTCAGGTTCATTCTTTGTGTACTAAATTAGGGTACGAATCGAACCTACGCGTTCAAAATTCTTTATTGTATTTGTACATTAAATGTGGTTGTATCGGTGAAGCTCAAAGGGTTTTTAAAGGAATGGATGCTGTCAATTTGATTACATGGAATGCTATGATTGCTGGATTTGCACAAATGATGGAACTTTCAAAGGATAATCTTTCTGCATACCGAATTGGAAGTGAAGCACTCAAACTTTTCTCCGAGTTGAATCAGTCTGGCATGAAACCTGATTCGTTTACGCTCTCAAGTGTGTTGAGTGTTTGTAGTAGAATGATGGCTTTAGAACAAGGAGAACAGATTCATGCTCGGATGATCAAAACTGGGTTGGTGTCAGACGATGTTGTAGGTTCTTCTTTGGTTAATATGTATAACAAATGTGGAAGCATCGAGAGAGCAAGCAAAGCTTTTCTAGAGATGTCCATTAGAACAATGATATTATGGACTTCCATGATTAATGGTTTTGCACAGCATGGTTGGTCAAAGCAAGCATTGAATCTTTTCGAAGATATGAAACTTGTAGGAGTTAGACCAAACCAGGTCACTTTTGTCGGCATTTTATCGGCCTGTGGAAATGCTGGTATGACCAATGAAGCATTCAATTACTTTAAGATTATGCAAAAGGAATATAAAATTAAACCTTTGATGGACCATTATGCTCGTTTGGTTGATATGTTAGTGAGGCTCGGTCGGCTAGAGGAAGCTttcaatttgataaaaaaaatggattatgAAGCTAGTGAGTTTATTTGGTCGAATTTGTTAGCTGGTTGTTTAAGCCAAGGGAATCTAGAATTGGGATGTCATGCTGCAGAAAAGTTATTAAGTCTCAAACCAAAAGATGTAGAGACATACGGATTGTTGTTGAATACGTACGCCTCAGCCGGGAGATTCGATGAAGTTTCTAAAGTGAAGAATATAATGAAAGAAGAGAAAGTTAAAAAGTTAAAGGACTGGAGCTGGATTAGCATCAAAGACAGAGTGTATTCATTTGAAACAAATGATAAGGCACACATAGAGAGTTCACTAGTAAATAAATCATTGGAGGATTTACTTGTGAAAGCAAAGAATCTTGGATATGAGATGTTAGAAAGTGTGGAAATATGTGACAAAGAAGAGGATGAAAAGACATCTTCCCCTAGCATTTATCACAGTGAGAAACTAGCCATTACATTTGGGTTGGAGAATTTGCCAAATTCTTCACCAATAAGAGTTGTTAAGAATACCTTAATGTGCAGGGATTGCCATAATTTTATGAAGTATATCTCAACACTGACTAGTAGGGAAATCATTGTTAAAGATAGTAAGAGGCTACATAAATTTGTCAATGGACAATGCTCTTGTGGGAATGTTGGTGGGTTTCTCTGA
- the LOC123920159 gene encoding pentatricopeptide repeat-containing protein At4g33170-like isoform X3 has translation MLTKLLLFIHTNYSLSHSENRNVIAWTNLMKGYVQNSMPIHAVHLFQEMLHSECYPSIYTLAIAINACTSLHSLKLGEQLHAYIIKYNVDFDTSIGNALCSLYSKCGGRLEFGLKAFRRIKEKDVISWTAAISACGENGEAMKGLRVFVEMLLDEVWVEPNEYTLTTVLTQCCEVKCLELGVQVHSLCTKLGYESNLRVQNSLLYLYIKCGCIGEAQRVFKGMDAVNLITWNAMIAGFAQMMELSKDNLSAYRIGSEALKLFSELNQSGMKPDSFTLSSVLSVCSRMMALEQGEQIHARMIKTGLVSDDVVGSSLVNMYNKCGSIERASKAFLEMSIRTMILWTSMINGFAQHGWSKQALNLFEDMKLVGVRPNQVTFVGILSACGNAGMTNEAFNYFKIMQKEYKIKPLMDHYARLVDMLVRLGRLEEAFNLIKKMDYEASEFIWSNLLAGCLSQGNLELGCHAAEKLLSLKPKDVETYGLLLNTYASAGRFDEVSKVKNIMKEEKVKKLKDWSWISIKDRVYSFETNDKAHIESSLVNKSLEDLLVKAKNLGYEMLESVEICDKEEDEKTSSPSIYHSEKLAITFGLENLPNSSPIRVVKNTLMCRDCHNFMKYISTLTSREIIVKDSKRLHKFVNGQCSCGNVGGFL, from the exons ATGCTCACAAAACTGCTCCTTTTCATCCACACAAATTATTCACTGTCACATAGTGAAAACAG AAATGTTATTGCTTGGACAAATTTAATGAAGGGTTATGTACAAAACTCAATGCCAATACATGCTGTACATTTGTTTCAAGAGATGTTACATTCAGAATGTTACCCTTCAATTTACACTCTTGCTATAGCCATTAATGCTTGTACATCTTTGCACTCTTTGAAGTTAGGAGAACAGTTACATGCTTACATAATCAAATACAATGTTGATTTTGACACAAGTATCGGCAATGCACTTTGTAGTTTATACTCTAAATGTGGTGGTAGGTTGGAATTTGGTCTAAAAGCATTTAGGAGAATCAAAGAAAAAGATGTTATTTCTTGGACTGCTGCGATTTCTGCTTGCGGCGAAAATGGTGAAGCTATGAAGGGTTTGAGAGTTTTTGTTGAGATGCTTTTAGATGAAGTTTGGGTTGAGCCTAATGAGTACACTTTAACTACTGTGTTGACTCAGTGTTGTGAGGTTAAGTGCTTGGAGCTTGGCGTTCAGGTTCATTCTTTGTGTACTAAATTAGGGTACGAATCGAACCTACGCGTTCAAAATTCTTTATTGTATTTGTACATTAAATGTGGTTGTATCGGTGAAGCTCAAAGGGTTTTTAAAGGAATGGATGCTGTCAATTTGATTACATGGAATGCTATGATTGCTGGATTTGCACAAATGATGGAACTTTCAAAGGATAATCTTTCTGCATACCGAATTGGAAGTGAAGCACTCAAACTTTTCTCCGAGTTGAATCAGTCTGGCATGAAACCTGATTCGTTTACGCTCTCAAGTGTGTTGAGTGTTTGTAGTAGAATGATGGCTTTAGAACAAGGAGAACAGATTCATGCTCGGATGATCAAAACTGGGTTGGTGTCAGACGATGTTGTAGGTTCTTCTTTGGTTAATATGTATAACAAATGTGGAAGCATCGAGAGAGCAAGCAAAGCTTTTCTAGAGATGTCCATTAGAACAATGATATTATGGACTTCCATGATTAATGGTTTTGCACAGCATGGTTGGTCAAAGCAAGCATTGAATCTTTTCGAAGATATGAAACTTGTAGGAGTTAGACCAAACCAGGTCACTTTTGTCGGCATTTTATCGGCCTGTGGAAATGCTGGTATGACCAATGAAGCATTCAATTACTTTAAGATTATGCAAAAGGAATATAAAATTAAACCTTTGATGGACCATTATGCTCGTTTGGTTGATATGTTAGTGAGGCTCGGTCGGCTAGAGGAAGCTttcaatttgataaaaaaaatggattatgAAGCTAGTGAGTTTATTTGGTCGAATTTGTTAGCTGGTTGTTTAAGCCAAGGGAATCTAGAATTGGGATGTCATGCTGCAGAAAAGTTATTAAGTCTCAAACCAAAAGATGTAGAGACATACGGATTGTTGTTGAATACGTACGCCTCAGCCGGGAGATTCGATGAAGTTTCTAAAGTGAAGAATATAATGAAAGAAGAGAAAGTTAAAAAGTTAAAGGACTGGAGCTGGATTAGCATCAAAGACAGAGTGTATTCATTTGAAACAAATGATAAGGCACACATAGAGAGTTCACTAGTAAATAAATCATTGGAGGATTTACTTGTGAAAGCAAAGAATCTTGGATATGAGATGTTAGAAAGTGTGGAAATATGTGACAAAGAAGAGGATGAAAAGACATCTTCCCCTAGCATTTATCACAGTGAGAAACTAGCCATTACATTTGGGTTGGAGAATTTGCCAAATTCTTCACCAATAAGAGTTGTTAAGAATACCTTAATGTGCAGGGATTGCCATAATTTTATGAAGTATATCTCAACACTGACTAGTAGGGAAATCATTGTTAAAGATAGTAAGAGGCTACATAAATTTGTCAATGGACAATGCTCTTGTGGGAATGTTGGTGGGTTTCTCTGA